Proteins from a genomic interval of Lysobacter arenosi:
- the panB gene encoding 3-methyl-2-oxobutanoate hydroxymethyltransferase: MYSGTPNDKPWTVPALADAKRDGRRLVMLTCYDAGFARTMDAAGVDLVLVGDSLGMVVQGHDSTLPVTTADVAYHTACVARGLAKALLISDLPFQADATPERALDASVQLLQAGAAMVKLEGAGHKLDVIRFLVEREIPVCAHLGLTPQSVLRLGGYKVQGRDEAAAARLRADARAVAEAGATLLVLECVPTPVAAAITADLTIPTIGIGAGPHCDGQVLVLHDLLGLNSGHRRPRFVKDFLAEGGSVAGAVQSFAQAVRDGSFPDAEHSYA; this comes from the coding sequence ATGTACAGCGGAACCCCGAACGACAAGCCCTGGACTGTGCCGGCCCTGGCCGACGCCAAGCGCGACGGCCGCCGACTGGTGATGCTGACCTGCTACGACGCCGGATTCGCCCGCACCATGGACGCCGCTGGCGTCGACCTGGTGCTGGTTGGTGATTCGCTTGGCATGGTCGTGCAGGGCCACGACAGCACGCTGCCGGTGACCACCGCCGATGTCGCCTATCACACCGCCTGCGTCGCCCGCGGCCTGGCCAAGGCGCTGCTGATTTCCGACCTGCCGTTCCAGGCCGACGCCACGCCCGAGCGCGCGCTCGATGCCTCGGTGCAGCTGCTGCAGGCCGGCGCGGCGATGGTCAAGCTCGAGGGCGCAGGGCACAAGCTCGATGTCATCCGCTTCCTGGTCGAGCGCGAGATCCCGGTCTGCGCGCACCTGGGGCTGACACCGCAGTCGGTGCTGCGCCTGGGCGGCTACAAGGTCCAGGGTCGCGACGAGGCCGCGGCGGCACGCCTGCGCGCCGACGCGCGCGCCGTGGCCGAGGCCGGCGCCACCCTGCTGGTGCTCGAATGCGTGCCGACCCCGGTCGCCGCGGCGATTACCGCCGACCTGACCATTCCCACCATCGGCATTGGCGCCGGCCCGCACTGCGATGGCCAGGTGCTGGTGCTGCACGATCTGCTTGGCCTCAACTCCGGCCATCGCCGGCCGCGCTTCGTCAAGGATTTCCTCGCCGAGGGCGGCTCGGTAGCGGGCGCTGTCCAATCATTCGCCCAGGCCGTTCGCGACGGCAGCTTCCCGGATGCCGAACACTCCTATGCCTGA
- the pcnB gene encoding polynucleotide adenylyltransferase PcnB, producing MDCGNARSMESDNQIQLRLQTIPRDQHNVSRRDISPNALRVLYRLREGGFDAFLVGGAVRDLLIGGHPKDFDVATNATPEEVKGLFRNCRLIGRRFRLAHVVYGREIIEVATFRANTDDGSGDRELHEGGRLLRDNVYGTIEDDAVRRDFTANALYYAIEDFSVRDYVGGFEDVRNRLMRLIGDPETRYREDPVRMLRAVRLAAKLDFEIEPATAAPIPVLAPLLRESAPARLFEECLKLFLSGNAVKSFLGLERHGLLPALLPETAAALKSNRSGALRNMVLEGLKNTDARVANDEPVSPAFLFALLLWPAYCRALMALQAQGMHTAEAQRRAADRVTVHQLETIALPRRFSLPMQEIWLLQSRFSLRQRKRVFRTLAHPRFRAAFDFLGLRLTASDEHAEDVAFWREAQANPGDAVAIAELETERAAQADDEEPRKRRRRRRKPATSQE from the coding sequence ATGGACTGCGGCAACGCCCGCTCGATGGAATCCGACAACCAAATCCAACTCAGGCTGCAAACCATTCCTCGCGACCAGCACAACGTGTCGCGCCGGGATATCAGCCCCAATGCCCTGCGCGTGCTGTATCGACTGCGCGAGGGTGGCTTCGACGCCTTCCTGGTCGGCGGCGCGGTCCGTGACCTGCTGATCGGCGGCCACCCCAAGGATTTCGACGTGGCCACCAATGCCACGCCGGAGGAGGTCAAGGGCCTGTTCCGCAACTGCCGGTTGATCGGCCGTCGCTTCCGGCTTGCGCACGTGGTCTACGGCCGCGAGATCATCGAGGTGGCGACGTTCCGCGCCAACACCGACGATGGCAGCGGCGACCGCGAGCTGCACGAGGGCGGTCGCCTGCTGCGCGACAACGTCTACGGCACCATCGAGGACGACGCGGTCCGCCGCGACTTCACCGCCAACGCGTTGTATTACGCGATCGAGGATTTCTCGGTGCGCGACTACGTCGGTGGATTCGAGGACGTGCGCAACCGGCTGATGCGCCTGATCGGCGACCCGGAGACGCGCTACCGCGAGGACCCGGTGCGGATGCTGCGCGCCGTGCGCCTGGCGGCCAAGCTCGATTTCGAGATCGAACCGGCAACCGCGGCACCGATCCCGGTGCTGGCACCGCTGCTGCGCGAATCCGCGCCGGCGCGCCTGTTCGAGGAATGCCTGAAGCTGTTCCTGTCCGGCAATGCGGTCAAGAGTTTCCTCGGCCTGGAGCGTCATGGCCTGCTGCCGGCGCTGCTGCCGGAAACCGCCGCCGCACTGAAATCCAACCGCAGCGGCGCGCTGCGCAACATGGTGCTGGAAGGGCTGAAGAACACCGACGCGCGCGTTGCCAACGACGAGCCGGTTTCGCCTGCGTTCCTGTTCGCGCTGCTGCTGTGGCCGGCGTATTGCCGCGCACTGATGGCGCTGCAGGCGCAGGGCATGCACACGGCCGAGGCGCAGCGACGCGCCGCCGACCGCGTCACCGTGCACCAGCTCGAGACCATCGCGTTGCCGCGCCGGTTCTCGCTGCCGATGCAGGAGATCTGGCTGCTGCAGTCGCGTTTCTCGCTGCGCCAGCGCAAGCGCGTGTTCCGCACGCTTGCCCATCCGCGTTTCCGCGCCGCGTTCGATTTCCTCGGCCTGCGCCTGACGGCGTCGGACGAGCACGCCGAGGACGTCGCGTTCTGGCGCGAGGCGCAGGCGAACCCCGGCGATGCCGTTGCCATCGCCGAGCTCGAGACCGAGCGCGCTGCGCAGGCTGACGACGAAGAGCCGCGCAAGCGTCGCCGTCGCCGCCGCAAGCCCGCCACCAGCCAGGAATGA
- the folK gene encoding 2-amino-4-hydroxy-6-hydroxymethyldihydropteridine diphosphokinase produces the protein MTVTAFVGLGSNLGDSTAALRAAFIALAAIDGTRLVQASRLYRTPAWGVTEQPDFINAVAMLETQRTPQQLLADLLAIERVAGRDRQADGSDRWGPRTLDLDLLLYGDAVISEPGLHVPHPHLHERAFALVPLLEIAPGVVIPGIGPAQRALAKMEPGEVEAVTYADSLDDRP, from the coding sequence ATGACCGTCACCGCGTTCGTCGGACTGGGCAGCAACCTGGGTGACAGCACCGCCGCCCTGCGCGCGGCCTTCATCGCCCTGGCGGCGATCGACGGCACGCGCCTGGTGCAGGCCTCGCGCCTGTACCGCACCCCGGCGTGGGGCGTCACCGAGCAGCCCGATTTCATCAATGCCGTGGCGATGCTGGAAACGCAGCGCACGCCACAGCAGTTGCTGGCCGACCTGCTCGCCATCGAGCGCGTAGCCGGCCGCGACCGCCAGGCCGATGGCAGCGATCGCTGGGGGCCGCGCACGCTCGACCTGGACCTGTTGCTGTACGGCGATGCCGTGATCAGCGAACCGGGCCTGCATGTCCCGCACCCGCACCTGCACGAGCGCGCCTTCGCGCTGGTGCCGCTGCTCGAAATCGCGCCCGGCGTGGTCATTCCCGGCATCGGCCCGGCGCAACGGGCGCTGGCGAAGATGGAACCGGGGGAGGTCGAGGCGGTAACGTATGCGGATTCTCTGGACGATCGCCCGTAG